AGCTATGTAAATCAACGTCAGAAATTGTCAGCACTTAAAACTTTACCTAAAAATCGTGTTTGTGAGGCCAAAAGTTACATTCAGCATTAAGCTTGCGTTAATTGACGAAATTAAGATTGATCTCGACGAAAGAAATCCTAAACAGGCCGCTTGATTAGTTCTGGCACCATGGGGGTTCGACCAGCTTATGGACCCCTGGACTTCTGCACTCTATGCTCTACACGCTATTGACGCACTTACATCAACTCTTCATAAAAAAATTCGACTTAACGGATGCTCATCGCTTCGAAAATTACGTCTTAGCGTAGCCTGTCACAAACGTGATGATGCACTGCCCTATTTGGGCACGAGCCTGTTCTAGCGCTCGCACTCCCGGTGTACCGGCTTTAATATCCCTCCGGGACGCTAGGCTTTTCCAGGAGTCGCTTTCAGCAAATTCAACACTCGCTACTTTCAAGGATGCGTATCAAACAGGCAAGTTCCGTGTAGTTGAGGATGAAGACAAAGCCAGTGCCGGTTTGAATTCGAATCGGTCTCTTCCCATGCTACAGTTTCCTAAGTacagaatttttgaggaaGTCGCAAAAGATGCTAAAATCGGCGAATGGAGGAAGCCGGTGACAAAGTGGGCTAGACTGGCCAAAGCAGTGCTTAAAATGTACATGGTGGGGTTAAAGAATAACTGGTACATCCGGAAGTCTGCAAAGAAGGTAACCACCAAGTTTGGGACAACTCCAGAGCAATTTGCGGCAGAGCTGTACAAAGATATGACATTCCAAGAAATAGAACATCGAATCAAAGGACTGAGGCCCGCGCCATTGCGCATCAACCGCAGCGAATTCCAAGAACTACATAGGCAGAAAgagttttggaagattCCCGCGTTCTTTGCCCTCTATGTTGTATTTGAGGAGTTCTTACCATTGATTTGTTACCTCCTACCTTCGATCGTACCATGGAATTGCCTTACGCCAGGAGGGTTCAAAAAGCTATCAGATCTACGTGTATCATCCAAAAGTTTACTGCCTTTCAAGTCGCAAGACAAGCTTGTTCCAGCCTATGCCTCGCCTTACTCGGTGCCGCTAGACAATGTCATCGGCCTCCTCAGAAGCCACAGAATGATTTCGAGGTGGAAGGCTGCCGTCTATCGCGTCTCAGGAAATCGGACGCAGCTATGCGAGTTGCTGACTCAGTTGAGCCAAAACCTTACGCTTGATGACTGGTTCCTGGTTAGTCAAGTCGTCAACGCGGATGGCATCGTTGCGATTACTGACAGAGAATTGGTGAATGCCGTTTTGGAAAGGCAACTTTACTTCAAGGGGGAGGATCTGAACGCGCTAGCTTCGACAGAAATTGGCAGGAGGCTTCTCGTTTGGCGCCTTCTGATTTACTGGTCATTTAGATTCCACGGAACCACTGTGACTGGCGGACCTAAGACTTTCTCGGAAACCTGGGGTGTGAACAACGTTGGTATCATGAATTTTCCGGGCTCTACGCAACTATTGGATTTTAATACTCTAAAAAACGTTGTCGACCAGTGCTGTACATAAACACTTTCAACTGAAATTAACTTATCGTGTATATACGCAATTCCCAATAAACTCGGAACGCATAAATTAATTTATGAGAAATTGATAACGCTAGACTTTATAACTCTCAAGGTGAGCATCCTCTTCGCACACAATTGTGTGTGTGTGACCTGGGGCCCTGATGGTACCCTTTTTAGCATCCCTGGTGCAGAATGGGATGTTGGCGAACCATTCATCGTTATACATGTCTTCCATAGTGGCTCTTTCTTTAGGGTCCACTGTTAGAATACGAGACATAATTGGCCTTGAAGCGTGTGGCAGCAGACGCAATAAACGATAAGGCCCATGCATCACCTTCCTGCCTTTTCCATGGTGACGCGATCCGCTCTTGTGATCACAAGCTGGTTTTTCTTGAGGCGCCTCTGTATTGGAAGCATCTTTCTCATTAGGAGCTTGTGGATCGGACGCATGCTGCTGAGGGCTTTGTGGCTTCTCATTTGTTTCTGCAACTACTTCATTCTTAGTGTTTTTCTTTTCCGGGGCGGCCTCAGGGGAAGTGTCTTTTTGGGCCGACGCTGATGCGCCCTGGGAAGCATTATCAGGGGCCGCGCTGGCGCCTTTAGCAGCCTGCgtttcagcagcttcgcTCCCATGTCCGTGGTTCGGTACCGGGCTTGGCTCAGATTTCTCAGCCAAGACCCTTTCCTCTTTCAATTTCCGCGCCCGGTGTTTCTCTTGGCGTCTTTGCCTCATGAGCGTTTCATGCTCATGCGCAGACTTAACATAATCGTGCTCAACATCATCAGGGAGGCAAAACAATCTGAAATTGTCGTCAGTTTCTTTTGGAGTTTTCCAAGGAAAACGTTTTAGCATCATGCAACAGTATATGATGCCAATGGACCAAATGTCGACAAATTGAGGGTCGTATCTTTTGGTAGACGTCATAACTTCCGGAGCCAAATAGGGGTCACTACCAACTATTCCATGTGCCATGCTGACATTGGCGTCAAAAGGGTACTTGAAAACGACGGCACTGCCGAAGTCAat
This is a stretch of genomic DNA from Lachancea thermotolerans CBS 6340 chromosome D complete sequence. It encodes these proteins:
- the PNT1 gene encoding Pnt1p (weakly similar to uniprot|P38969 Saccharomyces cerevisiae YOR266W PNT1 Involved in targeting of proteins to the mitochondrial inner membrane Pentamidine resistance protein involved in pentamidine resistance protein), yielding MMHCPIWARACSSARTPGVPALISLRDARLFQESLSANSTLATFKDAYQTGKFRVVEDEDKASAGLNSNRSLPMLQFPKYRIFEEVAKDAKIGEWRKPVTKWARLAKAVLKMYMVGLKNNWYIRKSAKKVTTKFGTTPEQFAAELYKDMTFQEIEHRIKGLRPAPLRINRSEFQELHRQKEFWKIPAFFALYVVFEEFLPLICYLLPSIVPWNCLTPGGFKKLSDLRVSSKSLLPFKSQDKLVPAYASPYSVPLDNVIGLLRSHRMISRWKAAVYRVSGNRTQLCELLTQLSQNLTLDDWFLVSQVVNADGIVAITDRELVNAVLERQLYFKGEDLNALASTEIGRRLLVWRLLIYWSFRFHGTTVTGGPKTFSETWGVNNVGIMNFPGSTQLLDFNTLKNVVDQCCT
- the HRK1 gene encoding putative serine/threonine protein kinase HRK1 (similar to uniprot|Q07224 Saccharomyces cerevisiae YOR267C HRK1 Protein kinase implicated in activation of the plasma membrane H()-ATPase Pma1p in response to glucose metabolism plays a role in ion homeostasis); translated protein: MPTLLGRNPFHHPKGQHPPPSLGSQADNVRSSRSFLGFMNHTSSRESTGSETFREPSDIPKRSGGSMNELKRFFRPAILHRKHSQSSLRNGSPEHHSHTQSAIPPSSDSSLSLSNRVNIYHDDAILAQKYGKLGKVLGSGAGGSVRVIVRPSDGATFAVKEFRPRRPTELVKDYAKKCTAEFCIGSTLHHPNVIETLDIFSDAKQNKYYEVMEYCPIDFFAVVMSGNMSRGEINCCLRQLTEGVKYLHSMGLAHRDLKLDNCVMTCDGILKLIDFGSAVVFKYPFDANVSMAHGIVGSDPYLAPEVMTSTKRYDPQFVDIWSIGIIYCCMMLKRFPWKTPKETDDNFRLFCLPDDVEHDYVKSAHEHETLMRQRRQEKHRARKLKEERVLAEKSEPSPVPNHGHGSEAAETQAAKGASAAPDNASQGASASAQKDTSPEAAPEKKNTKNEVVAETNEKPQSPQQHASDPQAPNEKDASNTEAPQEKPACDHKSGSRHHGKGRKVMHGPYRLLRLLPHASRPIMSRILTVDPKERATMEDMYNDEWFANIPFCTRDAKKGTIRAPGHTHTIVCEEDAHLESYKV